TGCACGGATCACGCGGACGCGACGGTCGTCATCCACCCCGCAAGCTGACCCGCCGATCCCGAGCGCCCCTCATGAACAAGAGAGCCTTCGCGCCCGCGCGCGCCGCCGTCATCCCTTCTTGATCTCGAACCTGTTGCCGTTGGCGTCGTCGATGAAGGTGACGAAGCCCTCGCCCTTGGGCACCCTGAGGACGGGGAAACCCATCGCCCGCGCGCGATCGGCGAGCGCGTCCGGATCGGCGACGTCGAGGCAGACGTGGGGGATGCGATCGCCCGTGCCCTCCGGCGCGTCGCGGAAGAAGATCTCGAAGACGAGCCCCGCGCCCGCGTAGTTGCGCTTGTCGATCGCGCGGTCGATCCCGAACAGCTGCCGCATCAGCGGCGCGGGAACCGTCCCGCCGTCGGCCTTCTCGAGCCCGAGGAGATCCCGGTAGAACCTGTCGGCGTCTTCCTCGCGGCGGCAGCAAAGGCCGATGTGGTGGATCCGCATCGCTCCCCTCACGCGACCCGGTCGCGGGGCTCGCTCGAGGGCGGACTGTTCTCCGGCGCTGGCATCATCCGATGTCGCAGGTACTCCGGCGCGAGATCGAAGCCGTTCTCCCAAACGATCGTGTCCATCGCCACGCTGAACCTTCGGAACCTTTCGCGGTCGGCGAGTTCGCGCACGATCTCCCTGTGATCGGTGGTGACGAGCGGCTCGAGAT
The Pseudomonadota bacterium DNA segment above includes these coding regions:
- a CDS encoding DUF2442 domain-containing protein, with amino-acid sequence MLSVTNAAYEGDYRIRVAFSDGAAGCVDLEPLVTTDHREIVRELADRERFRRFSVAMDTIVWENGFDLAPEYLRHRMMPAPENSPPSSEPRDRVA
- a CDS encoding VOC family protein — encoded protein: MRIHHIGLCCRREEDADRFYRDLLGLEKADGGTVPAPLMRQLFGIDRAIDKRNYAGAGLVFEIFFRDAPEGTGDRIPHVCLDVADPDALADRARAMGFPVLRVPKGEGFVTFIDDANGNRFEIKKG